One genomic segment of Alosa sapidissima isolate fAloSap1 chromosome 13, fAloSap1.pri, whole genome shotgun sequence includes these proteins:
- the zdhhc12b gene encoding palmitoyltransferase ZDHHC12-B, which yields MFKNVFGSGFLVRTAHVILTWVITLILFLHDTDLRKQEETGELVKPVLFVLLVLVSVLLYFAVSLMDPGFVLSDDSDVQFTLGVTEEQQDMIPHTPKSLRLRRCGHCLLQQPMRSKHCQTCQHCVRRYDHHCPWIENCVGERNHRWFVLYLAIQLLVLLWGFHMAWSGFAYASTWQLWLRTNSVLLGAAALVAVLSLTVLLLLGSHLYLVSLNTTTWEFMSRHRISYLKHCGADENPFDRGTLRNLWGFFCVWGTVVWEKVYFREDNDPI from the exons atgttcaaaaatgtgttcGGGTCAGGATTTCTTGTTAGGACTGCACACGTTATTCTGACATGGGTGATAACGTTGATTCTATTTCTGCACGACACCG ACCTGAGAAAGCAAGAGGAGACCGGGGAGCTCGTCAAACCGGTGCTTTTCGTACTGCTGGTTCTGGTGTCGGTGCTTCTCTATTTTGCTGTGTCGCTGATGGATCCAGGCTTCGTTCTCTCTGACGACAGCGACGTCCAG TTTACCCTGGGCGTCACAGAAGAGCAACAAGACATGATCCCCCACACACCAAAGTCTTTAAGGCTCCGTCGTTGTGGTCATTGCTTATTGCAG CAGCCAATGAGGTCCAAGCACTGCCAGACATGCCAGCACTGTGTACGGCGCTATGATCACCACTGCCCGTGGATTGAGAACTGCGTGGGTGAGAGGAACCACCGTTGGTTTGTGCTCTACCTGGCCATTCAACTCCTCGTCCTGCTGTGGGGGTTTCACATGGCCTG GTCTGGCTTCGCCTACGCCTCCACCTGGCAGCTGTGGCTCCGGACCAACAGTGTCCTGCTGGGGGCGGCTGCCCTGGTGGCGGTGCTCTCCCTGACCGTGCTGCTGTTGTTGGGCTCGCATCTCTACTTGGTGTCCCTCAACACCACCACCTGGGAGTTCATGTCGCGCCACCGCATCTCCTACCTCAAGCACTGCGGTGCCGACGAGAACCCCTTCGACCGCGGCACGCTGCGCAACCTCTGGGGCTTCTTCTGTGTGTGGGGGACGGTGGTGTGGGAGAAGGTGTACTTCCGCGAGGACAACGATCCCATCTGA